From Longimicrobium sp., a single genomic window includes:
- a CDS encoding polysaccharide deacetylase family protein produces the protein MPDRSRRGSALVKARLAGAAMAAARVVPNVAYRRLIVRNGFGLCYHLVSDRARAHVRNPSKTPEQFERDLVYLKRHFRVLSYAEFSAARAAGRGPGPRDVLLTFDDGLAECYAVARPLLLKHGLPCTFFVATDALDNRQILGVSLAPLALERFRELGPDAAALMNREAERLGRGSDTAEGWAAWLAGLRFLGRTPELDGACAVLGVDEAGYLAKERPYMTTAEVRALAADGFTIGGHTRSHRLVRAMSQAEMEDEVAGSCARVREITGDAEVPFAFPFTGTGVRIADVEAVRARHPYVGLFFGMGLRRSPPYVVDRVWADPPPPPESRGSSLPANLNAEYAARMIGKVAGALRPGRRISTTL, from the coding sequence GTGCCGGACCGCTCCCGCCGCGGGAGCGCGCTCGTGAAGGCGCGGCTGGCCGGCGCGGCCATGGCGGCGGCGCGGGTGGTGCCGAATGTGGCCTACCGGCGGCTGATCGTGCGCAACGGGTTCGGCCTGTGCTACCACCTGGTCTCGGACCGGGCGCGGGCGCACGTGCGGAACCCGTCCAAGACGCCGGAGCAGTTCGAGCGCGACCTGGTGTACCTGAAGCGCCACTTCCGGGTGCTCTCGTACGCGGAGTTCAGCGCGGCGCGCGCGGCGGGGAGGGGACCGGGGCCCCGGGACGTGCTGCTGACCTTCGACGACGGGCTGGCGGAGTGCTACGCGGTGGCGCGGCCGCTCCTGCTGAAGCACGGGCTGCCGTGCACCTTCTTCGTGGCCACCGACGCCCTGGACAACCGGCAGATCCTGGGCGTTTCGCTGGCGCCGCTGGCGCTGGAGCGCTTCCGGGAGCTGGGGCCCGATGCGGCCGCGCTGATGAACCGGGAAGCGGAGCGGCTGGGCCGCGGGTCGGACACGGCGGAGGGGTGGGCGGCCTGGCTGGCGGGGCTGCGCTTCCTGGGGCGCACGCCGGAGCTGGACGGCGCCTGCGCGGTGCTGGGGGTGGACGAGGCCGGGTACCTGGCGAAGGAGCGCCCGTACATGACCACGGCCGAGGTGCGCGCGCTGGCGGCCGACGGGTTCACCATCGGCGGGCACACGCGCTCGCACCGGCTGGTGCGGGCGATGAGCCAGGCGGAGATGGAGGACGAAGTGGCGGGGTCCTGCGCCCGGGTGCGGGAGATCACGGGCGACGCGGAGGTCCCGTTCGCCTTTCCCTTCACCGGCACGGGCGTCCGCATCGCCGACGTCGAGGCGGTGCGGGCGCGGCATCCGTACGTCGGGCTGTTCTTCGGGATGGGGCTGCGGCGCTCGCCGCCCTACGTGGTGGACCGCGTCTGGGCCGATCCCCCGCCGCCGCCGGAAAGCCGCGGCTCGTCGCTCCCCGCCAACCTGAACGCCGAGTACGCGGCACGGATGATCGGGAAGGTGGCCGGCGCTCTCCGCCCGGGGCGGCGCATCTCCACGACGCTGTAG
- a CDS encoding GNAT family N-acetyltransferase — MTADLRALAPGDLPAIASGIERWASEHPDRAAGLSAAAQAELALASLAADAEAGARLLLAGDADAGTVCGWTPLPWDSEVLGVPSARVSVLSWGGWDDAGAMRIGAVVGGAVREADASGARLLVLRADARDARAVPALEDAGFRLADTLVTFATQRLEAPEDAARGVDAAEERDLDALRRIARGFRTGHFHADPRIPSARAEDVYVRWIENSLAGRADAVLVGRDERDAVEGFITCRMDRRRSASLPRPHGVIELVAADAAAQGRGVGGRLVAAALRWFAAQGAGSAEVGTQIDNLGAVRLYERSGFRIAGFSHTFHRWSP, encoded by the coding sequence GTGACGGCCGATCTCCGCGCACTCGCGCCGGGCGATCTTCCCGCGATCGCGTCGGGGATCGAGCGCTGGGCCAGCGAGCACCCGGACCGCGCGGCGGGGCTCTCCGCGGCGGCGCAGGCGGAGCTGGCGCTGGCCTCGCTCGCCGCGGATGCGGAGGCGGGCGCCCGCCTCCTGCTGGCGGGGGATGCGGACGCCGGCACGGTGTGCGGATGGACGCCGCTGCCGTGGGACAGCGAGGTGCTCGGCGTCCCCTCCGCGCGCGTTTCCGTCCTCTCCTGGGGCGGGTGGGACGATGCGGGGGCGATGCGGATCGGCGCGGTGGTCGGAGGCGCGGTGCGCGAGGCGGACGCCTCCGGCGCGCGCCTCCTGGTCCTCCGCGCCGATGCGCGCGACGCCCGCGCCGTCCCCGCGCTGGAGGATGCGGGGTTCCGCCTGGCCGACACCCTCGTCACCTTCGCCACGCAGCGGCTGGAGGCGCCGGAGGATGCCGCGCGCGGCGTGGATGCGGCGGAGGAGCGGGACCTGGACGCGCTGCGGCGGATCGCGCGGGGCTTCCGCACCGGTCACTTCCACGCGGATCCGCGGATCCCGTCCGCGCGGGCGGAGGATGTCTACGTCCGCTGGATCGAGAACTCGCTGGCGGGGCGGGCCGACGCGGTGCTGGTCGGGCGGGACGAGCGGGACGCGGTGGAGGGATTCATCACCTGCCGCATGGACCGCCGCCGGAGCGCCTCGCTCCCGCGCCCGCACGGGGTGATCGAGCTGGTGGCGGCGGACGCAGCGGCGCAGGGGCGCGGCGTCGGCGGGCGGCTGGTGGCCGCAGCGCTGCGCTGGTTCGCCGCGCAGGGCGCCGGCTCGGCCGAGGTGGGGACGCAGATCGACAACCTGGGCGCGGTGCGGCTGTACGAGCGCTCCGGCTTCCGCATCGCCGGCTTCAGCCACACCTTCCATCGCTGGTCGCCCTGA
- a CDS encoding DegT/DnrJ/EryC1/StrS aminotransferase family protein, translating into MRSTFLPFSPPNIGEEEIAEVVETLRSDWITTGPKTRRFEQAFAEYLGAPGALALNSCTAGLHTALVALGIGPGDEVVTTPVTFAASVNVIEHTGATPVLADVEPDTLNVSPERVRAAVTPRTKALLPVHFAGHPADLDPLNEIAAAHGLAVVEDAAHALPASYRGRRIGSGSNPVAFSFYATKNLTTGEGGMLTGDPAFLDDARVVSLHGMSRDAWKRYEKGGSWFYEVVLPGFKYNMTDIQASLGLWQLRKLAAFQQRRREVVAAYHEGFCSHPALEPPSCRADVEHAWHLYVLRLRLDQLSIGRDRFIEELAKRNIGVSVHFIPVHMHPYYARKYGWRPEDFPVAHREYQRILSLPLHAGMSDADVSDVVAAVRDVADTFAA; encoded by the coding sequence ATGCGAAGCACGTTCCTCCCCTTCTCGCCGCCCAACATCGGCGAGGAAGAAATCGCCGAAGTCGTCGAGACCCTGCGTTCCGACTGGATCACCACCGGCCCCAAGACCCGCCGCTTCGAGCAGGCGTTCGCGGAATACCTGGGCGCCCCCGGCGCGCTGGCGCTGAACTCCTGCACCGCCGGGCTGCACACCGCGCTCGTGGCGCTGGGCATCGGGCCGGGCGACGAGGTGGTCACCACGCCGGTGACCTTCGCCGCCAGCGTGAACGTGATCGAGCACACCGGCGCCACCCCCGTGCTGGCCGACGTGGAGCCCGACACGCTGAACGTGTCGCCCGAGAGGGTCCGCGCCGCCGTCACCCCGCGCACGAAGGCGCTGCTCCCGGTGCACTTCGCGGGGCACCCGGCCGACCTGGACCCGCTGAACGAGATCGCCGCCGCGCACGGGCTGGCGGTGGTGGAAGACGCGGCGCACGCGCTGCCGGCCAGCTATCGGGGCCGACGCATCGGTTCGGGGAGCAACCCGGTGGCGTTCAGCTTCTACGCCACCAAGAACCTGACCACGGGCGAGGGGGGGATGCTGACCGGCGACCCCGCCTTCCTCGACGACGCGCGCGTGGTCAGCCTCCACGGGATGAGCCGCGACGCGTGGAAGCGGTACGAGAAGGGGGGAAGCTGGTTCTACGAGGTGGTGCTTCCCGGCTTCAAGTACAACATGACCGACATCCAGGCGTCGCTGGGGCTGTGGCAGCTGCGGAAGCTGGCGGCCTTCCAGCAGCGCCGGCGCGAGGTGGTGGCGGCGTACCACGAGGGCTTCTGCAGCCACCCGGCGCTCGAGCCGCCGTCATGCCGCGCCGACGTGGAGCACGCCTGGCACCTGTACGTGCTGCGGCTGCGGCTGGACCAGCTGTCGATCGGCCGCGACCGCTTCATCGAGGAGCTGGCGAAGCGCAACATCGGCGTGAGCGTGCACTTCATTCCCGTGCACATGCACCCCTACTACGCCCGCAAGTACGGCTGGCGGCCGGAAGACTTCCCGGTGGCGCACCGCGAGTACCAGCGCATCCTCTCGCTCCCGCTGCACGCGGGCATGAGCGATGCCGATGTCTCCGACGTGGTGGCCGCCGTGCGCGACGTGGCCGACACCTTCGCCGCCTGA
- a CDS encoding nucleoside-diphosphate sugar epimerase/dehydratase, producing the protein MEMNRGVVGRRVASVIGHLLLIPLGYLAAFALRFDLPLPRGVWPMYWATLLYLLPIRMGLFLGFGLHRGWWRHAGISDLVALLKAVTLSSGIFLAGLYVLGQLAGFPRSILLLDWGVAMMVFGGGRLVVRTLREGALIGWGAASGTPAVIIGAGEGGERLIRQCRRTDDGGLRPVALVDDDPGKIGMSLHGVPVVGPTDDLQKVVKRSGARLVVIAIPSATRAEMQRLVQQCIATNVEFKIIPSWRELMDGRAKLGQIRNVKIEDLLGRQPVELDPAPVRSDLQDKVVLITGGAGSIGSELARQVAGFAPRRVVLVDQAESPLYFVHLEISQAHREIQLYPVVADINDEARLERVFSEHRPDYVFHAAAYKHVPLMEQNVVEAVRNNVLGTLNVAECASRHGARKFVLISTDKAVNPSSVMGATKRVAERVVLGWPGLARSRTAFRAVRFGNVLGSDGSVVPLFERQLAAGGPLTVTHPEVTRYFMTIPEAVQLVLQAAAMEETAGHIAMLDMGEPVRITDLAENLIRLSGLEPYRDIQIAFCGLRPGEKLHEELTSAVEATVPTPVDKIRVIRTDETDAGLLRMGVDRLMAALALSSADELRGAICGLVPESVPPLRSTRTPAEADGVEEGAPGDERARRQQGRSR; encoded by the coding sequence ATGGAGATGAACCGAGGGGTGGTGGGGCGGCGCGTGGCGTCGGTCATCGGTCACCTGCTGCTGATTCCCCTGGGCTACCTGGCGGCCTTCGCGCTGCGCTTCGACCTCCCCCTCCCCCGCGGGGTGTGGCCGATGTACTGGGCCACGCTGCTGTACCTCCTTCCCATCCGGATGGGGCTGTTCCTGGGCTTCGGGCTGCACCGCGGGTGGTGGCGCCACGCCGGGATCTCGGACCTGGTGGCGCTGCTGAAGGCGGTCACGCTGAGCTCGGGGATCTTCCTGGCCGGCCTGTACGTGCTGGGGCAGCTCGCCGGCTTCCCGCGCAGCATCCTGCTGCTGGACTGGGGCGTGGCGATGATGGTGTTCGGCGGCGGGCGCCTGGTGGTGCGCACGCTGCGCGAGGGCGCGCTGATCGGCTGGGGCGCGGCCAGCGGCACCCCCGCGGTCATCATCGGCGCGGGCGAGGGGGGCGAGCGGCTCATCCGGCAGTGCCGCCGCACCGACGACGGCGGGCTGCGCCCCGTGGCGCTGGTGGACGACGACCCGGGGAAGATCGGGATGAGCCTGCACGGCGTGCCCGTGGTGGGCCCCACCGACGACCTGCAGAAGGTGGTGAAGCGCTCCGGCGCGCGCCTGGTGGTCATCGCCATCCCCTCGGCCACGCGCGCCGAGATGCAGCGGCTGGTGCAGCAGTGCATCGCCACCAACGTGGAGTTCAAGATCATCCCCTCATGGCGCGAGCTGATGGACGGGCGCGCCAAGCTGGGGCAGATCCGCAACGTGAAGATCGAGGACCTGCTGGGGCGCCAGCCGGTGGAGCTGGACCCCGCACCGGTGCGCAGCGACCTGCAGGACAAGGTGGTGCTCATCACCGGCGGCGCGGGGTCCATCGGCTCCGAGCTGGCGCGGCAGGTGGCCGGGTTCGCGCCGCGACGGGTGGTGCTGGTGGACCAGGCCGAGAGCCCGCTGTACTTCGTGCACCTGGAGATCTCGCAGGCGCACCGCGAGATCCAGCTGTACCCGGTGGTGGCCGACATCAACGACGAGGCCCGGCTGGAGCGGGTCTTCTCCGAGCACCGGCCGGACTACGTGTTCCACGCCGCCGCCTACAAGCACGTTCCGCTGATGGAGCAGAACGTGGTCGAGGCGGTGCGCAACAACGTGCTGGGCACGCTGAACGTGGCCGAGTGCGCCTCGCGCCACGGCGCCCGCAAGTTCGTGCTCATCTCCACCGACAAGGCGGTGAACCCGTCGAGCGTGATGGGGGCGACGAAGCGGGTGGCCGAGCGGGTGGTGCTGGGGTGGCCGGGGCTGGCGCGCTCGCGCACGGCCTTCCGGGCGGTGCGCTTCGGCAACGTGCTGGGCTCCGACGGCAGCGTGGTGCCGCTCTTCGAGCGCCAGCTGGCCGCGGGGGGGCCGCTCACCGTGACGCACCCCGAGGTCACGCGCTACTTCATGACCATTCCCGAGGCGGTGCAGCTGGTGCTGCAGGCCGCGGCCATGGAGGAGACGGCCGGCCACATCGCCATGCTCGACATGGGCGAGCCGGTGCGCATCACCGACTTGGCCGAGAACCTGATCCGCCTGTCGGGGCTGGAGCCGTACCGCGACATCCAGATCGCCTTCTGCGGCCTGCGCCCCGGCGAGAAGCTGCACGAGGAGCTGACCTCGGCGGTCGAGGCCACGGTGCCCACGCCGGTCGACAAGATCCGGGTCATCCGCACCGACGAGACCGACGCGGGGCTGCTGCGGATGGGCGTCGACCGGCTGATGGCGGCGCTGGCGCTCTCCAGTGCCGACGAGCTGCGCGGCGCCATCTGCGGCCTGGTTCCCGAGAGCGTCCCCCCTCTGCGCTCCACCCGCACCCCCGCGGAGGCCGACGGCGTGGAGGAAGGCGCCCCGGGCGACGAGCGGGCCCGCCGCCAGCAGGGGCGCTCGCGCTGA
- a CDS encoding sugar transferase, protein MGAPPARPDEGAPVAPPPRGAWPAAKRAIDVAGSAVLLAGLSPLLAVLAVAVRVEGGGPVFYRQERLGQGGRTFRMFKFRTMRPGSDRAMELNPDGSVRTSDQDPRITRVGRVLRRLSLDELPQLLNVLLGHMSLVGPRPDLPFHAQYYGPRERAKLAVRPGITGLAQVSGRNALPWPERLQLDAEYVERFSPGMDLRIVGRTLRNVVRQEGIYAHTSTPGDGRK, encoded by the coding sequence ATGGGCGCGCCGCCCGCCCGTCCCGACGAGGGCGCGCCCGTCGCGCCGCCGCCGCGGGGTGCCTGGCCGGCCGCCAAGCGCGCGATCGACGTGGCCGGCTCGGCGGTGCTGCTGGCGGGGCTCTCGCCGCTGCTGGCGGTGCTGGCGGTGGCGGTGCGGGTGGAGGGCGGCGGGCCGGTGTTCTACCGCCAGGAGCGGCTGGGGCAGGGCGGGCGCACCTTCCGCATGTTCAAGTTCCGCACGATGCGCCCGGGAAGCGACCGGGCCATGGAGCTGAACCCCGACGGCTCGGTGCGCACCTCGGACCAGGACCCGCGCATCACCCGCGTGGGGCGCGTCCTGCGCCGGCTGAGCCTGGACGAGCTGCCGCAGCTGCTGAACGTGCTGCTGGGCCACATGAGCCTGGTGGGCCCCCGCCCCGACCTTCCCTTCCACGCGCAGTACTACGGACCGCGCGAGCGCGCCAAGCTGGCCGTGCGCCCGGGGATCACCGGGCTGGCGCAGGTCTCCGGGCGCAACGCGCTTCCCTGGCCCGAGCGGCTGCAGCTGGACGCGGAGTACGTGGAGCGCTTCTCCCCGGGGATGGACCTGCGCATCGTGGGGCGTACGCTACGGAACGTCGTCCGCCAGGAGGGGATCTACGCCCACACGTCCACGCCCGGCGACGGACGCAAGTGA
- a CDS encoding glycosyltransferase family 4 protein: MPTSTPVTPAPRAGAPPARASASAPATRTVLYFIAYPQRMAGANRSLFELVRNLPPRIRPFVVIAGEGQVADSYRQAGIPCTVLAPGGSLGTYGRGLMRTSRLQRMRIALSELLPFTLKLRRLIVETGADLVHVNDPRGALMAGPAAHLARRPVVAHVRGEIPFSRLARGAFVHGARRLITVSEGVRRTLPPRGREQAVTVYNGIRELPRPESPIPFLQHLRGRGVTVVACFASVVPFKGFHHLLRAAALLRDRGWAERVAFVCVGDMVEGYEKYHAWLAALAAELGVDNVTFTGWQADPFAFYASADVAVLPSVSHERAVIAGEEVDVRGNEGFPRTHLEAMVFGLPVVGTRIAGVPEQVEEGVTGLVCEPSDPAGLAGALEVLLRSPELRRKMGEAGRERVHRLFSTRAYVDGVMAVYDGIR; the protein is encoded by the coding sequence GTGCCCACCTCCACACCCGTGACCCCCGCCCCGCGCGCCGGCGCCCCGCCGGCGCGCGCGTCCGCGTCCGCGCCGGCCACGCGGACGGTGCTGTACTTCATCGCCTATCCGCAGCGGATGGCGGGCGCCAACCGCTCGCTCTTCGAGCTGGTGCGCAACCTTCCCCCCCGCATCCGCCCGTTCGTGGTGATCGCGGGCGAGGGGCAGGTGGCGGACAGCTACCGGCAGGCGGGGATCCCCTGCACGGTGCTGGCCCCCGGGGGGTCGCTGGGCACGTACGGCCGCGGGCTGATGCGCACCTCGCGGCTGCAGCGCATGCGCATCGCCCTTTCCGAGCTCCTTCCCTTCACGCTGAAGCTGCGCCGGCTGATCGTGGAGACCGGGGCCGACCTGGTGCACGTGAACGACCCGCGCGGCGCGCTGATGGCGGGCCCCGCCGCGCACCTTGCGCGGCGCCCCGTGGTCGCCCACGTGCGCGGCGAGATCCCCTTCAGCCGCCTGGCGCGCGGCGCCTTCGTGCACGGCGCCCGGCGGCTGATCACCGTCTCCGAGGGCGTCCGCCGCACCCTTCCCCCGCGGGGGCGCGAGCAGGCGGTCACCGTGTACAACGGAATCCGCGAGCTTCCCCGCCCCGAATCCCCCATCCCCTTCCTGCAGCACCTGCGCGGGCGCGGCGTGACGGTGGTGGCCTGCTTCGCGTCGGTGGTGCCGTTCAAGGGGTTCCACCACCTGCTCCGGGCGGCGGCGCTGCTGCGCGACCGCGGCTGGGCGGAGCGGGTGGCGTTCGTGTGCGTGGGCGACATGGTGGAGGGGTACGAGAAGTACCACGCGTGGCTGGCCGCCCTCGCGGCCGAGCTGGGGGTCGACAACGTGACCTTCACCGGGTGGCAGGCGGACCCGTTCGCGTTCTACGCCTCGGCCGACGTGGCCGTGCTCCCCTCGGTGAGCCACGAGCGCGCGGTCATCGCGGGCGAGGAGGTGGACGTGCGGGGGAACGAGGGGTTTCCGCGCACCCACCTGGAGGCGATGGTCTTCGGCCTCCCGGTGGTGGGCACCCGCATCGCCGGCGTTCCCGAGCAGGTGGAGGAGGGGGTGACGGGGCTGGTGTGCGAGCCCTCGGACCCCGCGGGGCTGGCCGGCGCGCTGGAGGTGCTGCTGCGCTCCCCCGAGCTGCGCCGGAAGATGGGCGAGGCCGGGCGCGAGCGGGTGCACCGGCTGTTCTCCACCCGCGCGTACGTGGACGGGGTGATGGCCGTGTACGACGGGATCCGGTGA
- a CDS encoding GNAT family N-acetyltransferase: MVPISARRARSQALNPHARPDDVAMLAAWEGARMIGYLGLLPAAIRNGETRARVSWISTIFVDPQRTGRGIGSTLVKYAAAIPLDLFTTLYLPRLRGPQIAAGLRPAGDLPHAVLDLRRAAPWNRAAAQAVRFAPFLSPVAAGLERVTGPPVRARVYRSLRHEMRGAERAWEPVPELPADAAPPPAAPVEFERGMPVLRWIVKNPWIVEAGAESSGEPRYHFSAVRDVFRYIPLRLSARAGGGDGWLLLCVTRSRGITQLRVLEHAVDDAAAGVAAVLEQGERHGADHLVVPESFAAVLGRVRAARPLLVRRRRPYMARVRPGGKAEAALPHVRWHFCDGDAAFV, encoded by the coding sequence ATGGTGCCCATTTCCGCGCGGCGGGCGCGCTCGCAGGCGCTGAACCCGCACGCGCGGCCGGACGACGTTGCGATGCTGGCGGCGTGGGAGGGCGCGCGGATGATCGGCTACCTGGGGCTCCTCCCCGCGGCCATCCGCAACGGCGAGACGCGGGCGCGGGTCAGCTGGATCAGCACCATCTTCGTGGACCCGCAGCGGACGGGGCGCGGGATCGGCAGCACGCTGGTGAAGTACGCGGCCGCCATCCCCCTGGACCTGTTCACCACGCTCTACCTCCCCCGTCTCCGCGGGCCGCAGATCGCGGCCGGGCTGCGGCCGGCGGGCGACCTGCCCCATGCCGTTCTGGACCTGCGGCGGGCCGCGCCGTGGAACCGCGCCGCCGCCCAGGCCGTGCGTTTCGCGCCGTTCCTATCTCCCGTGGCGGCGGGGCTGGAGCGGGTGACCGGGCCGCCGGTGCGGGCACGCGTCTACCGTTCGCTGCGCCACGAGATGCGCGGCGCCGAACGCGCGTGGGAGCCCGTCCCCGAGCTGCCGGCCGACGCCGCGCCGCCGCCCGCCGCGCCGGTGGAGTTCGAACGGGGGATGCCGGTGCTGCGGTGGATCGTGAAGAATCCGTGGATCGTGGAAGCGGGGGCGGAGAGCAGCGGCGAGCCCCGCTATCACTTCTCCGCCGTCCGCGACGTGTTCCGCTACATCCCGCTGCGGCTGTCGGCGCGGGCGGGCGGGGGCGACGGATGGCTCCTCCTCTGCGTCACCCGCTCGCGGGGGATCACGCAGCTGCGGGTGCTGGAGCACGCGGTGGACGACGCCGCGGCGGGCGTCGCGGCGGTGCTGGAGCAGGGCGAGCGCCACGGCGCGGACCACCTGGTGGTGCCGGAGTCCTTCGCCGCGGTGCTGGGGCGCGTGCGGGCGGCCCGGCCGCTGCTGGTGCGCCGGCGCCGGCCGTACATGGCCCGCGTGCGCCCCGGCGGCAAGGCGGAGGCGGCGCTCCCGCACGTCCGCTGGCACTTCTGCGACGGCGACGCGGCGTTCGTCTGA
- a CDS encoding GNAT family N-acetyltransferase, with product MKIETVPVSGLEELARRARNFAVVPMTVHRARSQMLNPLARPGDVAMVTAWDEGRLVGYLGLIPAVLRHDGRRTRVAWMSGFFVAPELNGRGVGRRILQAATALPVDIFTTLYTPTAGRVQEAAGFRVVGELAYAVLDLRRAAPWNLVASRIGLGAVRASRALKRATAGPMRRLACRLLRRGLRAPAAEWERVDQLPAGAAVPPSAEAEFERGREVLNWMVGHPWIVEPGTLAEEPAPGYYFSNVREIFRYVPLVRRGAAAGGVEWLLLSLTRTDAITTLKVLDHAVADPAVAAAAVLEWGERLEAEVLVLPVEMAEPLRRVPLARAMLLAKRRPYMAHLRDPQGELARVLPCVRWHFCDSDAPFL from the coding sequence ATGAAGATCGAGACCGTTCCCGTGTCCGGGCTCGAGGAGCTCGCGCGCCGCGCCCGCAACTTCGCGGTGGTGCCCATGACGGTGCACCGGGCGCGGTCGCAGATGCTGAACCCGCTGGCGCGTCCCGGCGACGTGGCGATGGTCACGGCGTGGGACGAGGGCCGCCTGGTGGGCTACCTGGGGCTCATTCCCGCCGTGCTGCGGCACGACGGGCGGCGCACCCGGGTGGCGTGGATGTCGGGCTTCTTCGTGGCGCCGGAGCTGAACGGGCGCGGGGTGGGGCGGCGGATCCTGCAGGCCGCCACGGCGCTCCCGGTCGACATCTTCACCACGCTGTACACACCCACGGCCGGCCGGGTGCAGGAGGCGGCCGGCTTCCGCGTGGTGGGCGAGCTCGCCTACGCGGTGCTGGACCTGCGGCGCGCGGCGCCCTGGAACCTGGTGGCCTCGCGCATCGGCCTGGGGGCGGTGCGCGCCTCACGCGCGCTGAAGCGGGCCACCGCCGGGCCCATGCGCCGGCTGGCGTGCCGGCTCCTGCGCCGGGGCCTGCGCGCGCCGGCGGCGGAGTGGGAGCGGGTGGACCAGCTCCCGGCCGGGGCGGCGGTGCCTCCCTCGGCCGAGGCCGAGTTCGAGCGGGGACGCGAGGTGCTGAACTGGATGGTCGGCCACCCGTGGATCGTGGAGCCCGGCACGCTGGCCGAGGAGCCCGCGCCCGGATACTACTTCTCCAACGTCCGCGAGATCTTCCGCTACGTCCCCCTGGTCCGCCGCGGCGCCGCCGCCGGGGGTGTGGAGTGGCTCCTGCTCTCCCTCACGCGCACGGACGCGATCACCACGCTGAAGGTGCTGGACCACGCGGTGGCGGACCCCGCGGTGGCCGCGGCCGCGGTGCTGGAGTGGGGCGAGCGGCTGGAGGCGGAGGTGCTGGTGCTGCCGGTGGAGATGGCGGAGCCGCTGCGCCGCGTGCCCCTGGCGCGCGCGATGCTCCTGGCCAAGCGCCGCCCGTACATGGCGCACCTGCGCGATCCCCAGGGTGAGCTGGCGCGGGTGCTCCCCTGCGTCCGGTGGCACTTCTGCGACAGCGACGCCCCGTTCCTGTAG